TCGCCACTCATGATGTTTAAACCGGAGTTGAAATCGAGAGAAATATTTTCGATGATAGCAAAATTATGAACCTTAAGTTCTAATAGCATTAGTCCCCCGACTAAAAGTAATTGGCCCTAATCTCTTTGGCCGTAGTTAAGTTTTTTTCTTAAAACATCAAAGTAATTATTGTTTGCGATATTCAACTTCAAGTGAGTTGTTTTTGCCTTGTTGATTACAATTCTATCGTTCATGTCGATGCCTTCGATCTTTTGACCATCCACACTGAAAAGAGCTTTGGATTCAATGGCTGTAATTTTTAAACTAAGGGTGTGATCATCAGGGACGGTTATGGGTCTGTCATTCAAACTGTGAGGACAGATTGGAGTGATCACGATGGCTTTCACGTGCGGATGCAGGATGGGCCCACCTGCAGCGAGATTGTAGGCTGTCGATCCTGTTGGGGTGCTGATGATTAGACCATCGGCTTTTAATTCTGTGATGAGTGAATCGTCAGAGTAAACCGCCAGCGAAATCAAACGGCTGAAAGGGCCTCTTTCAATTACGATATCGTTGAGAGCTGTTAAATGAATTGTTCTTTTATTTTTCTTAACCGCGATATCTAGCATTGTTCTAGGTTTTAAATCGATTTTTCCTTGAAGGGCTTTCTGTACAACTTGGTACATTTCTTCCACGGTCACTTCAGTAAGAAAGCCGAGAGATCCTAAGTTTACTCCGATGATTGGGAGCTGAGTTTTCTCGAGGAGTCTAACAGCTCTGAGGTAAGTTCCGTCTCCGCCGAGGACTACCACAAAATGCATTTTACTTAAATTCACTTTGTTAACTGATTTTGTTCCAGGAATTAATTTTTGATCATTATGAGTGAAGACTTCAGCTTTTTTATCTTTTAACCAAGCCGCCAATTCTTTAGCTGCCTTCCACGGTTCTGCCTTGTGCGGACGATAAACAATTAAGACTTTTTTCTTTGATGCCATTCTTAAATCAGTATCATGCACATATAGCCAAGTCGAGCGGTTCATTGGGGGACGAAAAAGGGCCTTTTTTCAAGGATTTAGACATGGATCGATTTAAAAACATCAATGATTTCAATAATATGGATTGGCATGGGCCTTGTATGTATTAATTACAATTCGGAGGAATTTATGAAAAAGCTGTTCTTAAGCTTATCTATGATTATGATTGCTGCTGCCTTAGTCGCTTGTTCAAAGGACAAGGGCAACAACGCTCAACCAGCCAATGGACAATACGGTCAGTACGGTTCGACACCGAGCGATCAATGTGCGAATGGTGGTTATCAAGGTTATCCATATCAAGGGTATCAACAATACGGGCAGTATGGACAACAATATGGTCAGCAGTATAGACCAAATTGCATTCCACAAAATGTCATCAACGGTGGAAATCCTTATTACTTCCAAATGAATCAACAAGTGTACTTAGGAACTTGTGACATGAGATATGCCGGAAGAATTCAAATTTGTCCGCCATCTTATAGATGTCAACCTGCCTACGGCTCCATGGGCGTTTGCATAAGATATTAATAAACATATTAAATAAACATACTGAATAAATTTTTGATTCTCTAAAGGAGAACCTGGATATGAAAAAGTTGATGTTAATTTTAGTTCTGCTTCTTGGAACGCTGTCTTTTGTAGCGTGCAGTAAGAAAAAGGACCAAGCTAATAGCTGTGAAGGTTATCCTGCAGGATACATGGCGGTTACGGATCAAAGAATGCTTCAATATTACCAAGGTTCTGGAAACTACAATGGTAACTATGGTGGCAATTATGGCGGAAACTACGGCGGTAATTACAATAATAACGGCAACTATGGAAACCAACCAAATAACGGCGTAATTTGTGTTGATCAATACACCTACCAACAGCTTCAACAACAGGCATACGGAAATGGAAATGGTAGTGGAACAAATTGTCAAATGTATCCATCAGCTCCGGAATGCAATTACGGTGGCGGCGGATATCAAGGTGGCGATCCATACTGTGATTATTATCCGGAAGACCCATACTGCTGGGGTGGATATAATCCATAGTTTTTAATTCCGAAAATGGTTTTGTCTTAACAGTTTGACCCTCACGCAAATGTGAGGGAAAATCCTCTCCATGAGTAATACAATCTGTCATCATTTATTAAATATTAAAAATCGTAAAAACGTTGCCGTTGAATTTATTAAAAAAAGAAAATGGCAAACCGTTTCTTGGTCTCAATACTATGATCAAATCGAAAAACTTGCGGGCGGCCTTAGAGTTTTAGGTGTAGTTCCTAAACAAAAGATCGTTATCATCTCCAATACACGTTTGGAGTGGGCTTTGGCGGATCTGGCTGTTCTTGGATTGGGCGGCGTAGTGGTTCCGATTTATCAAAGTAGCATCGCAGATGAAATCGCATTCATCCTAAAAGACTGTGGCGCTGAAACTGTGATCTTTGAATCTGAAGAGCTCTACAAGAGATTTGAAAAGATCAAGAGCCAAGTATCGACCATCAAAAACATGGTAGGCATGACGTTCTCAAACAAAGACGTAAAGCACTGGGATGACGTCATGGTCGATGGTGCAAAATATAAAAAAGAGCAACCTAATTTTTTTCAACAGGCTTGCCTTAATACAGACCTAAATGATCTTGCGACAATTGTTTATACTTCAGGAACTACGGGTTTTCCAAAAGGTGTATGCCTTCATCACGAACAAGTAATGAGCGAAATCTCTGAAGTGTTCAAAGTGATCGATATCAATACGACTGATAAATCCCTTACGTTCTTACCTTTTGCGCATATTTTTGGAAGGGTAGAACATTGGGCTCATGCTTATATGGGTTTCACCATGGCTTATGCAGAGAGCGTGGAGAAGGTGCGTGATAATCTTATCCATGCAAAACCGACATTCTTACTTGCGGTCCCTAGAATTTTTGAAAAAATTTATACTTCAATGCAAACTCAAGCCGAATCAAGTCCTCTCAAAAGCAAAATATTTAAATGGGCTTTGCAAGTAGGCTACAAAATGAGTGAAAATCGCATCAACAAAAAGATTCCACCTTTGTCTCTTGTGCTTGAGTATCAAGCGGCCAAGAGATTGGTTTTTGATAAATTGATGAAGAAATTGGGCGGAAGATTGAGATTTGCTGTTTCCGGCGGAGCTCCTCTCAGTTCAGAAATTTCTAAATTCTTCCACGCTTCAAACTTATTGATCCTTGAAGGTTATGGTCTTACAGAGACAACGGCGGCGGTATTTTTAAATACACCTTATGAATATAGATTTGGAAGTGTGGGAAAACCCATCGGCGAAGTTCAAGTGAAGATCGCATCCGATGGAGAAGTTTGTGTGAAGAGCAAAAAAGTAATGCACTCTTACTACAACAACGAAGTAGCTACGAAAGAAGTTTTCGATAATGATGGTTATTTTAAAACTGGTGACATTGGAGAATTGGATTCAGAAGGTTTTTTAAAAATCACAGATCGTAAGAAAGACCTTATCAAAACAGCAGGGGGCAAATATGTGGCTCCGCAAAAAATAGAGAACTTGCTAAAGTTGGACAGAAATATCTCAAATGTTCTAATTCACGGAGATCAAAAGAAGTACATCGTATCTCTGATCACTTTGAATGCAGACACAATGAAGTCTTTTGCCCAAGATAACCAAATTGATTACAAAGATATCAGTGAGCTTTCTAAGCACCCTAGAGTAAAAGATTTAATTAGAAATGCAGTTGCGCAAGCGAATTCACAGCTTGCAAGCTATGAGACGATTAAGAACTTTGCGATATTACCAAATGACTTTACCGTTGAGAACGGGGAGTTGACTCCATCTCTCAAGGTCAAAAGAAAAGTTTTAGATAAAAAGTACGAATCACAAATTAAAGCACTGTATGGTGGTGATGAAGCCGGGGCTTAAGTAATTATGGCCCCGACTATAATACCGATCATAATCCCGTGTAATAAGAATAAACCAAACTGCCATTTTCGATTTTCTTAACAAGAGAAACAATCAATCTGTTTTCTACGGCAGGGCAACCTAAGCTTCTGCCCATTTTAGGGCGACTTGGGTCTACGTAGTCTGCACCGTGTATTACGATAGCTCTGGGTCTTGCGTTGGAGTTGATGCTCTCTAGTCCGTCAAGTCTTAGCGAGACCCCATGATCTCCTATGTACCTCTCGGCAGCTAACATGAAACCCAGTGATGTCATATTAGAGCTCGAAACATTAGAAAATTTCTTTGGTATTCCGGTGTGATCAGGATCTGATCCTCTTCCGTGAGCAGTAAGAATTTTATCCACGGCACCGGTTGACATATCAATAAGATAAAATCTCTTTTGCCCCGAGTGCTGAGAGAAATCAATGATAGACATGTATTTTTGATTTTTGATTATATTCTTATTGGCATCGAAATAATCAAAAGCTTTTCTTAAAGGAATTTCAGGAACTCCTTTTTCTAAAACTTTTTGGAATAAGGTTTTTGTTACTGGCGCTTCTCCGTTTCTTCCTTCATCGGTTACCGGACGCTCTGCAATTGGGCCGTCGTAACTTTCTGAACAAGCAGTTAGGGAAAACGCAAGACTTAACATGATGAGTGTTTTTATAAATTTAATATGTGACATTTTTTTATAATATATGAAGATTTAAGCAAAGTTGTTTAGTTGAAGTAAAAGCGAAACGAAAGTCCTGTGAAAACTCCTCCAAGGT
Above is a genomic segment from Bdellovibrionota bacterium containing:
- a CDS encoding NAD(+)/NADH kinase, whose protein sequence is MASKKKVLIVYRPHKAEPWKAAKELAAWLKDKKAEVFTHNDQKLIPGTKSVNKVNLSKMHFVVVLGGDGTYLRAVRLLEKTQLPIIGVNLGSLGFLTEVTVEEMYQVVQKALQGKIDLKPRTMLDIAVKKNKRTIHLTALNDIVIERGPFSRLISLAVYSDDSLITELKADGLIISTPTGSTAYNLAAGGPILHPHVKAIVITPICPHSLNDRPITVPDDHTLSLKITAIESKALFSVDGQKIEGIDMNDRIVINKAKTTHLKLNIANNNYFDVLRKKLNYGQRD
- a CDS encoding AMP-dependent synthetase/ligase, giving the protein MSNTICHHLLNIKNRKNVAVEFIKKRKWQTVSWSQYYDQIEKLAGGLRVLGVVPKQKIVIISNTRLEWALADLAVLGLGGVVVPIYQSSIADEIAFILKDCGAETVIFESEELYKRFEKIKSQVSTIKNMVGMTFSNKDVKHWDDVMVDGAKYKKEQPNFFQQACLNTDLNDLATIVYTSGTTGFPKGVCLHHEQVMSEISEVFKVIDINTTDKSLTFLPFAHIFGRVEHWAHAYMGFTMAYAESVEKVRDNLIHAKPTFLLAVPRIFEKIYTSMQTQAESSPLKSKIFKWALQVGYKMSENRINKKIPPLSLVLEYQAAKRLVFDKLMKKLGGRLRFAVSGGAPLSSEISKFFHASNLLILEGYGLTETTAAVFLNTPYEYRFGSVGKPIGEVQVKIASDGEVCVKSKKVMHSYYNNEVATKEVFDNDGYFKTGDIGELDSEGFLKITDRKKDLIKTAGGKYVAPQKIENLLKLDRNISNVLIHGDQKKYIVSLITLNADTMKSFAQDNQIDYKDISELSKHPRVKDLIRNAVAQANSQLASYETIKNFAILPNDFTVENGELTPSLKVKRKVLDKKYESQIKALYGGDEAGA
- a CDS encoding murein L,D-transpeptidase catalytic domain family protein, with amino-acid sequence MSHIKFIKTLIMLSLAFSLTACSESYDGPIAERPVTDEGRNGEAPVTKTLFQKVLEKGVPEIPLRKAFDYFDANKNIIKNQKYMSIIDFSQHSGQKRFYLIDMSTGAVDKILTAHGRGSDPDHTGIPKKFSNVSSSNMTSLGFMLAAERYIGDHGVSLRLDGLESINSNARPRAIVIHGADYVDPSRPKMGRSLGCPAVENRLIVSLVKKIENGSLVYSYYTGL